The Aspergillus chevalieri M1 DNA, chromosome 5, nearly complete sequence genome includes a region encoding these proteins:
- the MTG1 gene encoding putative GTPase MTG1 (BUSCO:EOG09262WHU;~COG:S;~EggNog:ENOG410PK4S;~InterPro:IPR027417,IPR006073,IPR016478,IPR023179;~PFAM:PF01926;~go_function: GO:0005525 - GTP binding [Evidence IEA]), whose amino-acid sequence MMATKFIPRQTFPHYGSIPRSYYLGHHRTGLNKMKNMLSSIDYVVECRDYRVPVTSMNPMFEEALGSTRRLVVYTKRDLGADPRPPVRQQVEKTIQSFDPTSAVFFVSSSSRRDMSPIIRHLRDDAQGPDNLVGSRVMVVGMPNIGKSTLINGLRNYGVKKAKAAQSGGQPGVTRKIGTPIKIIERESGSHVYVLDTPGVFMPYVPDAENMLKLALCGCVKDSVISSLTLADYLLYHINLHDERAYQRWSEPTNEIGSLLENFARYTGLLAKGGIPNIDLAALHFIQKWRSGELGQFILDHLQAEQSRRQEGITESATSITQALKADRMAKKGRNQQDTRSD is encoded by the exons ATGATGGCAACGAAGTTCATTCCGCGCCAAACCTTCCCCCATTATGGATCCATCCCAAGGTCATATTACCTGGGTCACCATCGGACTGGGTTGAAtaaaatgaagaatatgtTGTCCTCTATTGATTACGTTGTCGAATGCCGCGACTACAGGGTTCCGGTGACCTCAATGAATCCGATGTTCGAAGAGGCACTGGGAAGCACAAGGCGCTTGGTTGTATACACTAAAAGAGATCTTGGTGCGGATCCTCGGCCCCCTGTACGGCAGCAG GTTGAAAAGACGATCCAAAGCTTCGACCCCACCAGCGCCGTCTTCTTCGTTAGCTCGTCCTCCCGAAGGGACATGAGTCCTATAATCAGACATCTCCGGGATGATGCACAAGGGCCAGATAACCTGGTTGGTAGTCGTGTCATGGTAGTTGGTATGCCAAACATTGGTAAATCGACGTTAATCAACGGTCTGCGCAACTACGGAGTAAAAAAGGCCAAGGCTGCACAGTCCGGCGGTCAACCAGGTGTCACACGCAAAATCGGAACACCAATCAAGATTATTGAGAGGGAGAGTGGTTCTCATGTATATGTGCTGGACACTCCAGGTGTCTTTATGCCATATGTCCCCGATGCAGAGAACATGCTCAAACTAGCCCTATGCGGATGTGTGAAAGACTCGGTGATCTCGTCCTTGACGTTGGCAGATTATCTGTTATACCATATCAATCTGCATGATGAGCGGGCATATCAGCGGTGGTCTGAACCAACAAATGAGATTGGTTCTCTCCTCGAGAATTTCGCTCGATATACTGGCCTTCTGGCCAAAGGCGGCATCCCGAACATTGACCTTGCAGCATTGCATTTTATCCAAAAATGGCGGTCTGGCGAGCTCGGGCAGTTCATTTTGGATCATTTGCAGGCTGAACAGTCCCGCCGTCAAGAAGGAATAACCGAGTCAGCGACCAGTATAACGCAAGCACTGAAGGCAGATAGGATGGCGAAGAAGGGGAGAAATCAACAGGACACAAGATCCGACTAG
- the ISY1 gene encoding pre-mRNA-splicing factor ISY1 (BUSCO:EOG09264IOS;~COG:A;~EggNog:ENOG410PKY9;~InterPro:IPR029012,IPR037200,IPR009360;~PFAM:PF06246;~go_process: GO:0000350 - generation of catalytic spliceosome for second transesterification step [Evidence IEA]), protein MARNSEKAQSMLFRFRAQQAADLGIIDMGRTRRPKAITTVDSIPMCEKWRGQVLKEISRKVSRIHEQSLSDYQIRDLNDEINKLMREKWTWEMQIRNLGGPNYMRGSGRMYDEEGREIPGGGKGYRYFGRARELPGVKEMFEAAARRGRGPAEEEGEERGRGGDIATKKVDANYFGYGLDEEDGTLLEYERQKEEEAVKDLRGEKEDDAEDGWESLPGDAGDGMEWRLPSLEEVQEELVDRRRRRLLDKIS, encoded by the exons ATG GCGCGTAACAGCGAGAAAGCGCAATCGATGCTCTTCCGGTTCCGGGCCCAGCAGGCTGCGGATCTGGGCATCATCGACATGGGGAGAACTCGTCGTCCCAAAGCCATCACGACGGTAGATTCGATTCCGATGTGCGAGAAATGGCGCGGCCAGGTCCTCAAGGAGATTTCGCGAAAAGTGTCCCGCATTCATGAACAGAGTCTTAGCGACTACCAGATCCGGGATCTGAATGATGAGATCAATAAGCTTATGCGCGAGAAGTGGACGTGGGAGATGCAAATCCGGAACCTGGGCGGGCCGAATTACATGCGAGGTTCGGGTCGCATGTACGACgaggagggaagagaaaTACCAGGCGGAGGGAAAGGGTATCGATATTTTGGTCGCGCTAGGGAATTACCGGGCGTGAAGGAGATGTTTGAGGCGGCGGCTCGACGGGGTCGTGGGccggcggaggaggaaggtgaAGAGCGCGGACGGGGTGGTGATATCGCGACCAAGAAAGTGGACGCGAACTACTTCGGATACGGattggatgaagaggatggtACTCTTCTAGAATACGAGAGGcaaaaggaggaagaggccgTGAAAGATCTTCGCGGCGAGAAGGAAGATGATGCCGAAGATGGGTGGGAATCTTTGCCAGGCgatgcaggagatggaaTGGAATGGAGACTGCCGTCTCTTGAAGAAGTACAAGAAGAACTCGTTGACCGGCGGAGGAGACGGCTCTTGGATAAGATCTCTTGA
- a CDS encoding type II myosin (COG:Z;~EggNog:ENOG410PG6I;~InterPro:IPR008989,IPR000048,IPR004009,IPR036961, IPR001609,IPR027417,IPR027401;~PFAM:PF02736,PF00063;~go_component: GO:0016459 - myosin complex [Evidence IEA];~go_function: GO:0003774 - motor activity [Evidence IEA];~go_function: GO:0005515 - protein binding [Evidence IEA];~go_function: GO:0005524 - ATP binding [Evidence IEA];~go_function: GO:0051015 - actin filament binding [Evidence IEA]), with product MFPSQLSSPKRANPFGRTSPSPSPGGQNGSARPRSAIITSPSRIDGSKGHYRNSASITQLTPTALSPHGNRDRSNSLRNNATTGTFAPEFIKSEELRRGADQIRGLEGDNDFSGNKYVWLRHPEKAFVRGLVLEEGQDGRLLVQPDDGEPREVDSHQVDKVNPAKFDKADDMAELTHLNEASVVHNLHTRYQADLIYTYSGLFLVTVNPYCPLPIYSSEYVKMYKGRSREETRPHIFAMADQAFRNMVEEGENQSILVTGESGAGKTENTKKVIQYLAAVATSDTPYVRSAPRSGSKQLSALSQQILRANPILEAFGNAQTVRNNNSSRFGKFIRIEFSRSGQISGAWIDWYLLEKSRVVKPNPNERNYHVFYQLLQGADRELRRNLLLSDLGIEDFAYTRDGNDTIAGVSDVEEWNSLIEAFHVMSFSQEDQMCILRTIAAVLHLGNVTIVKESIRADQAALGADSLNSIERACYLLGIAPDEFVKGLLHPKVKAGREWVEKVQTPEQVRLALDALAKGIYERGFGNLVSRINNQLDRSTMASEGSSFIGVLDIAGFEIFENNSFEQLCINYTNEKLQQFFNHHMFVLEQEEYAREQIEWQFIDFGRDLQPTIDLIELTNPIGIFSCLDEDCVMPKATDKSFTEKLHSLWDRKTPKYRAARLNQGFVLTHYAADVEYDTQDWLEKNKDPLNDNVTRLLAHSRDSHIANLFADCGDGEDDGEYPKSRVKKGLFRTVAQRHKEQLSSLMTQLNSTHPHFVRCIIPNHKKRPKLLNAPLVLDQLRCNGVLEGIRIARTGFPNRLPFSEFRQRYEVLCRGMPKGYLDGQSATQTMLDKLGLDRTWYRVGRTKVFFRAGVLAELEEKRDQLIRNIMGRFQSVARGFLSRRIANKRLYRAEATRIIQHNFHVYLDMKADPWWRLFSRMKPLLGETRSANEVKKRDEKIQQLEVKMQQDLSDRHKLEEERRRTEVEIQKIQQVLESERSLALDKEEIFKRLQMREVELSEKLAGAIADQESLEDQLDGLIDAKKRADDQLELRITQLEQAGEIIERLEAEKNELQSHLEAVSQKLLDTERDSLEKEQHLEQISQDVEMLQSHMALKDRKLQDLETKLLKTDQELDVKFAKASKELEQSKERNKELIDENRSIREQISDLSATSTGYEEMLRRKESEMTVLRNDVRKHDEDKQQLVLEKSSLTTRHDNMQKRLREVQAETDAMTSEKLQLEKEVQDVKRLLEEKISEDAEAGESRKLLEQQSQDLKSQLFQAQADLSRERQSRDDVQMLAEHNLAELRDKYTSLNDAKITIEKEMYIQQDTLRRATEARVTAEQSRKELQTELIKLRDRFTNVENARLNAESEIERKIMQQADQRLSSLRKEFEEKTRLYEEGETERARLSTRIQELNNAIAESDNFRIRHDQHKERLERELVTLKGRLTASENDNRALLTKIQQKNLDIARSNSRASDSQRMRITNLQKEKARVEDENKKLSHQLGDLQLTITSLEKQKEKLSLSLEDLNHEVNREHKNSRNAEKAASTANLQLAEANRSLETERQLRSQAQANTRQLQSSLDGANKEIEDLHRKLTTLHKVFAPDDEAPKSWEEVQPDLSKKVDLAQLLDETQSKLQVTEEKYSRAESQLAEMRQRHGDEMKELDTRYYSSKRALLEEADQNQVGNRTPTHARKNSDGVLKKFGTPTTPNRRVNFNDNAPDSGRSDKTVDTVAFQKRMDMATEIEELQNKLQLSEMQNKHLQSRVHQATPAHEEPQDESPSIRRMQLLERENGRLHDQLDDSAKKVSSLERSIQTGELSLRDVQAKSHEELFDLINSQELSRKSLLKIHNEAMAEFSEVKALSEKLKRSKAALEVDIRDARSETQELQAAKDQDTASRNQLLQEFSDLQIRLDAETSKSADLESSLSLYKSRADDYFSKLEQAEIAVLKATRAEQFAKSQSQEAEDTCAQIMAERKQMDALVEDLQRQTQSLEAAMEDQTAELQSALQTKQRLQNELEDYRNQRAIDIEDKETSMEQTRQKYQREFSTLNNELEMEREKVLNARSENSRLREELEDLRSKWDNEVLNSSTWAKEKARMDIALQDVTTSREEAVDAHNEAQSKIVSLLSQVRSLRVSVDDVTAERDMLFKEKKMLETRLSEAGERLEDLAKGESPSMRNAASMDRELLELKSKLAQQEDVSAAAVGKMRRAEALATEMQKEVTAERESNAQLFKDKAALEKQLKEAQLRCVDLETKSYSTGSQDVRFLHKRIKELEAHLEEQENKHTTEQRSLRNIDRTVKDFQSQIERRDKMNAQLNDEISKSRDKIERLLANIEELQQSDSETQLLVRRSERELREEKEKSLRMERELDSWKGLWGERGSTVGRPMPAFSDVGSRRGSNGGDIPQRMPSNTKGFL from the exons ATGTTTCCTTCTCAGTTAAGCTCGCCAAAGCGTGCCAATCCATTTGGCCGCAcgtctccatctccatcgccTGGAGGTCAGAATGGTTCCGCACGGCCAAGGTCGGCGATTATAACATCACCAAGCAGGATTGACGGGTCAAAGGGCCATTATCGGAATTCTGCATCGATTACCCAACTCACACCAACTGCCCTTTCACCACATGGAAACCGGGACAGATCGAATTCTCTACGGAATAATGCGACCACCGGAACATTTGCGCCCGAATTTATCAAGTCGGAGGAATTGCGACGCGGGGCAGATCAGATCCGGGGACTGGAGGGTGACAATGACTTTTCAGGTAACAAGTATGTGTGGCTACGGCATCCCGAAAAGGCATTCGTTCGCGGGTTGGTGTTAGAAGAGGGACAAGATGGGCGGCTATTAGTGCAGCCGGATGATGGCGAG CCACGGGAAGTGGACTCCCATCAGGTCGACAAGGTCAACCCGGCGAAATTCGACAAAGCAGATGATATGGCGGAACTTACGCACTTGAATGAAGCTTCGGTTGTTCATAATCTCCATACCCGTTACCAGGCGGATCTCATCTAT ACATACTCGGGTCTGTTCTTGGTAACAGTTAATCCGTACTGCCCATTGCCGATTTACAGTAGCGAGTATGTGAAGATGTACAAGGGACGAAGCAGGGAGGAGACGCGACCTCACATCTTCGCCATGGCGGACCAGGCGTTTAGAAACATGGTTGAGGAGGGCGAGAACCAAAGTATCCTCGTGAC CGGAGAGTCAGGTGCGGGTAAAACAGAGAACACCAAGAAAGTCATTCAATATCTTGCGGCTGTCGCTACTTCGGATACTCCGTATGTTCGTTCGGCACCTCGTTCAGGATCGAAACAATTGTCGGCCTTGTCGCAGCAAATATTGAGAGCGAATCCCATCCTTGAAGCTTTCGGTAATGCGCAAACTGTTAGAAACAATAACTCCTCGCGGTTTGGAAAGTTCATCCGAATCGAATTCTCACGATCTGGCCAAATCTCCGGCGCTTGGATTGACTGGTACCTCCTCGAAAAGTCTCGAGTCGTCAAACCGAACCCGAATGAACGGAATTACCACGTCTTTTATCAACTCTTACAGGGTGCCGATCGAGAGTTGCGGAGGAATCTGCTTTTGTCGGATTTGGGAATTGAAGACTTTGCATATACTAGAGATGGAAACGATACTATTGCAGGGGTGTCTGATGTGGAAGAATGGAACTCAttgattgaggcctttcatGTCATGAGCTTCTCGCAAGAGGACCAAATGTGCATTCTTCGAACGATCGCAGCTGTTCTCCACCTGGGTAATGTGACCATTGTCAAGGAAAGCATACGGGCCGATCAAGCTGCCCTGGGTGCTGATTCCCTCAACAGCATTGAACGGGCCTGTTATCTGCTTGGTATTGCGCCGGATGAATTCGTCAAAGGACTTCTTCATCCCAAAGTCAAGGCAGGCCGTGAGTGGGTGGAGAAGGTTCAAACGCCAGAACAAGTCCGGTTAGCATTAGACGCCTTGGCGAAGGGTATCTACGAGCGAGGTTTTGGAAACCTCGTGTCCCGGATCAATAACCAGCTGGATCGCAGCACCATGGCCAGCGAGGGTAGCAGCTTCATTGGTGTTCTGGATATTGCCGGTTTCGAAATTTTCGAAAACAATAGCTTCGAGCAGCTCTGCATCAACTACACCAACGAAAAACTACAGCAGTTTTTCAACCATCATATGTTTGTTCTCGAGCAAGAGGAATATGCACGTGAACAAATCGAATGGCAATTCATTGACTTTGGAAGAGACCTGCAGCCTACGATCGATCTAATTGAGCTGACGAATCCTATTGGTATCTTCTCATGCCTGGATGAGGACTGTGTTATGCCGAAAGCCACCGACAAGTCATTTACCGAGAAGCTCCATTCGCTGTGGGATCGTAAGACTCCTAAATACCGCGCCGCTCGCTTGAACCAAGGTTTTGTTCTCACTCACTATGCTGCGGATGTTGAATATGATACGCAAGATTGGTTGGAGAAGAACAAGGACCCATTGAACGACAATGTCACTCGACTACTTGCACATTCAAGAGACAGCCATATCGCAAACCTCTTCGCAGATTGCGGAGACGGTGAGGACGATGGGGAGTACCCCAAGAGCAGGGTGAAGAAGGGTCTCTTCCGGACAGTCGCCCAGAGACACAAGGAGCAGCTCTCTAGTCTCATGACCCAGCTGAATTCGACCCATCCCCATTTTGTTCGCTGTATCATTCCAAACCACAAGAAACGGCCCAAATTGTTGAACGCACCTCTTGTGTTAGACCAACTGCGATGCAATGGTGTGCTTGAAGGTATTCGAATTGCCCGTACCGGATTCCCCAATCGGCTGCCATTCTCTGAATTCCGGCAACGCTATGAGGTTCTTTGCCGTGGCATGCCCAAGGGCTATCTGGATGGACAGTCCGCCACCCAAACTATGCTCGACAAACTGGGTCTGGATAGGACCTGGTATCGGGTTGGTCGAACCAAAGTTTTCTTCCGGGCAGGCGTTCTGGCCGAGCTTGAAGAGAAGCGGGATCAACTTATTCGCAACATAATGGGCCGCTTTCAGTCCGTTGCCCGTGGTTTCCTCTCACGGCGGATTGCCAACAAGCGGCTGTACCGTGCAGAGGCCACCAGGATCATCCAGCACAACTTCCACGTCTATCTGGATATGAAGGCTGACCCATGGTGGCGCTTGTTCTCGAGAATGAAGCCCCTGTTGGGTGAGACGCGCAGTGCAAACGAAGTCAAAAAGAGAGATGAAAAGATCCAACAGCTCGAGGTCAAGATGCAACAGGACTTGTCCGACCGCCATAAGttagaagaagaaaggcggCGCACGGAGGTCGAAATACAGAAAATCCAACAAGTCCTCGAAAGCGAACGATCTCTGGCTCTCGACAAAGAGGAGATCTTCAAACGCTTGCAGATGCGGGAAGTCGAGCTGAGCGAAAAACTGGCCGGGGCGATTGCAGACCAGGAGAGCCTGGAAGACCAGCTGGATGGGCTCATTGATGCCAAGAAGAGGGCAGACGATCAGCTCGAGCTTCGGATTACGCAGTTGGAGCAAGCAGGAGAAATCATTGAACGCTTGGAGGCTGAGAAGAATGAACTGCAATCGCATCTTGAAGCCGTATCGCAGAAACTACTTGATACAGAGAGGGACTCCCTTGAGAAGGAGCAACACCTCGAGCAAATCAGTCAGGATGTGGAGATGTTGCAAAGCCATATGGCACTAAAAGATCGCAAGCTGCAAGACCTAGAAACTAAGTTGTTGAAGACAGACCAGGAGCTCGACGTAAAATTCGCGAAGGCCTCGAAGGAACTTGAGCAATCCAAGGAACGGAACAAGGAGCTTATTGACGAGAACCGATCCATTCGGGAACAGATCTCCGATCTTTCCGCAACTTCGACTGGCTATGAAGAGATGCTACGTCGTAAAGAGAGCGAGATGACTGTTTTGCGAAATGATGTCAGGAAGCACGACGAGGACAAGCAGCAACTGGTCCTTGAAAAAAGCTCGCTCACTACCCGCCACGATAACATGCAAAAGCGTCTTCGTGAGGTGCAAGCAGAAACGGATGCCATGACGTCCGAGAAGCTGCAACTGGAGAAGGAAGTGCAAGACGTGAAACGGCTGCTTGAAGAGAAGATATCTGAGGATGCGGAAGCTGGAGAAAGCAGAAAACTCCTTGAGCAGCAAAGCCAAGACCTCAAGAGCCAACTTTTCCAGGCGCAAGCAGATCTGAGTCGCGAACGCCAGTCCAGAGATGACGTGCAAATGCTGGCGGAACACAACCTTGCTGAGCTCAGGGACAAGTACACCTCTCTTAACGACGCCAAGATAACCATTGAGAAAGAAATGTACATCCAACAAGATACCCTGCGACGCGCCACGGAAGCCCGTGTAACGGCTGAGCAGTCGCGCAAAGAATTGCAAACGGAGTTGATAAAGCTGCGGGATCGATTCACCAATGTCGAAAACGCGCGCTTGAATGCTGAGAGTGAGATCGAGCGGAAGATCATGCAGCAAGCAGATCAGCGCCTGAGTAGTTTGCGCAAAGAATTCGAAGAGAAGACACGCCTGTACGAAGAGGGCGAGACAGAACGAGCGCGTCTTTCGACCAGGATCCAAGAGctcaacaatgccattgccGAATCAGACAACTTCCGTATCCGCCATGATCAGCACAAGGAGCGTCTGGAGCGAGAACTCGTGACCCTCAAGGGCAGGCTCACGGCATCGGAGAACGACAACCGGGCTCTCTTGACTAAGATTCAGCAAAAGAACCTTGATATCGCCAGATCAAACTCCCGGGCCAGCGATAGCCAGCGGATGCGCATCACCAACCTTCAAAAGGAGAAGGCTAGGGTGGAGGACGAAAACAAGAAGTTATCGCACCAGCTGGGAGACCTGCAGCTCACTATCACCTCCTTGGAGAAGCAAAAGGAAAAGTTGTCGCTAAGCTTGGAAGACCTGAACCATGAGGTTAACAGGGAGCACAAGAATAGTCGGAACGCTGAAAAGGCCGCCTCAACCGCCAATCTTCAACTCGCGGAAGCGAACAGGTCGTTAGAGACTGAAAGGCAATTGCGTTCACAAGCGCAAGCAAACACGCGACAGTTGCAAAGTTCTCTCGATGGGGCGAATAAAGAAATCGAGGACCTACACCGCAAGCTTACGACGCTACACAAGGTCTTCGCCCCGGATGACGAGGCACCTAAGTCTTGGGAGGAAGTTCAGCCCGATCTGTCAAAGAAGGTCGATCTAGCACAGCTATTGGACGAGACACAAAGCAAGTTGCAGGTTACCGAAGAGAAGTACAGTCGGGCTGAGAGCCAGCTTGCGGAGATGAGACAACGACACGGTGATGAGATGAAGGAACTCGACACTCGTTACTATTCATCTAAGCGCGCCCTGCTGGAGGAAGCTGACCAGAATCAAGTCGGTAACCGCACCCCAACGCATGCAAGGAAGAATTCCGACGGAGTGCTGAAGAAATTCGGAACTCCTACAACGCCCAATCGACGGGTCAACTTTAACGACAATGCCCCTGACTCCGGCCGCTCTGACAAGACCGTTGATACTGTCGCCTTCCAGAAACGCATGGACATGGCCACCGAGATCGAAGAGCTTCAGAACAAGCTTCAGCTCAGCGAGATGCAGAACAAGCATCTTCAGAGCCGCGTTCACCAAGCGACTCCAGCTCACGAGGAGCCCCAGGACGAAAGCCCTTCGATTAGACGGATGCAGTTGTTGGAGCGTGAGAACGGTCGTCTTCATGACCAACTCGATGACTCTGCCAAGAAGGTTTCGTCTCTCGAACGGAGCATCCAGACCGGCGAGCTCTCGTTGCGTGACGTCCAGGCTAAGTCGCATGAGGAGCTCTTCGACCTCATCAACTCCCAGGAACTGTCCAGGAAATCATTGCTCAAGATCCATAACGAGGCTATGgctgaattcagtgaagtgAAGGCCCTATCCGAGAAGCTTAAGCGCTCTAAGGCTGCTTTGGAAGTCGACATTCGCGATGCTCGTTCCGAGACCCAGGAGCTGCAGGCCGCTAAGGACCAGGACACGGCTAGCAGGAACCAACTTCTACAAGAATTCTCTGATCTGCAGATCAGGTTGGACGCTGAGACATCAAAATCCGCTGACCTTGAGTCAAGTCTCAGTCTGTACAAGAGTCGTGCGGACGATTACTTCAGTAAACTTGAGCAAGCTGAGATTGCCGTTCTGAAGGCTACTAGAGCCGAGCAGTTTGCCAAATCGCAGTCCCAGGAAGCCGAAGATACGTGTGCACAGATCATGGCTGAGAGGAAGCAGATGGACGCCCTTGTGGAAGACTTGCAGCGTCAAACCCAATCTTTGGAGGCAGCGATGGAGGACCAGACCGCTGAACTTCAAAGCGCACTCCAGACCAAGCAACGTCTTCAGAACGAGCTCGAGGACTATAGGAACCAGCGGGCGATCGACATTGAAGATAAGGAGACTTCGATGGAGCAGACTAGACAGAAATACCAGCGTGAATTCTCGACGCTGAACAAcgagcttgaaatggagcGTGAAAAAGTGCTCAATGCTCGCTCCGAGAACTCTCGTCTCCGCGAAGAACTCGAGGACCTCCGCAGCAAGTGGGACAATGAAGTGCTCAACAGCTCGACCTGGGCCAAGGAGAAGGCGCGCATGGACATTGCGCTTCAAGATGTGACCACGTCCCGCGAAGAGGCCGTGGACGCTCACAACGAGGCCCAGAGCAAGATTGTTTCTCTCCTGTCCCAGGTCAGAAGCCTCCGTGTCTCCGTCGACGATGTCACAGCCGAGCGAGACATGTTgttcaaggagaagaagatgcTCGAGACACGGTTGTCTGAGGCAGGCGAACGATTGGAAGACCTTGCCAAGGGCGAGAGTCCATCCATGCGCAACGCTGCTAGCATGGACCGTGAGCTGCTCGAGCTCAAGTCGAAACTTGCTCAGCAGGAAGATGTGTCCGCCGCTGCTGTCGGCAAGATGCGACGTGCCGAGGCCCTGGCCACAGAGATGCAGAAGGAGGTCACGGCCGAGAGGGAATCGAATGCCCAACTCTTCAAGGATAAGGCGGCCCTGGAGAAGCAGCTCAAGGAAGCGCAGCTCCGATGCGTTGACCTGGAAACCAAGAGCTACTCGACCGGTAGCCAGGACGTGCGCTTCCTGCACAAGCGAATCAAGGAGCTTGAAGCTCACCTCGAAGAGCAAGAAAACAAGCACACCACAGAGCAGCGTTCTCTGCGCAACATCGACCGCACCGTCAAGGACTTCCAATCCCAAATCGAAAGACGAGACAAGATGAACGCTCAGTTGAACGACGAGATCAGCAAATCCCGTGACAAGATCGAGCGCCTCCTGGCAAATATCGAAGAGCTCCAGCAGAGCGACTCCGAAACGCAGCTCCTCGTCCGTCGCTCGGAACGGGAGCTCCgcgaagaaaaggagaagagttTGAGGATGGAACGTGAGTTGGACAGCTGGAAGGGCCTTTGGGGTGAAAGGGGCAGTACCGTTGGAAGGCCTATGCCCGCCTTCAGTGATGTCGGTAGCCGTCGGGGAAGTAATGGGGGCGACATCCCACAGAGGATGCCCAGCAACACGAAGGGATTCCTGTAG